A genomic segment from Clarias gariepinus isolate MV-2021 ecotype Netherlands chromosome 11, CGAR_prim_01v2, whole genome shotgun sequence encodes:
- the LOC128533528 gene encoding olfactory receptor 52K1-like encodes MMLAPLKNISFTTFTLTGFHDLGEWGPFLSIPYLLMFLLSSTSNLILIYIIISQRSLHNPMCVLIGLRAVVDLSLPIFFIPNMLISLFFNWKEISLVGCLVQMFCIHCVGTFQCTILLWMAVDRFFAICKPLNYHKYMAITNFLKYIIFPVIRNVFLITIMFFWAGKLTFCAINEIDHCFCEHMALVQLACEDITINNILGLSVIFLTMTADFIFITISYIVILFSILRSGKTSLKAFNTCLTHIIVMTVSLTFALVAFMSYRIRNNFSPSSRVFLSTMYLLFPSCFNPIIYGVRTKEIRQQFLKLINHFKVFPK; translated from the coding sequence ATGATGTTGGCTCctctaaaaaatatttcatttacaaCATTTACACTTACTGGTTTTCATGATTTGGGAGAATGGGGGCCATTTCTATCAATTCCCTATCTTCTCATGTTTTTATTGTCCTCTACTTCAAACCTTATACtcatatacataataatatcTCAGAGGTCTCTACACAATCCTATGTGTGTTCTAATTGGTCTTAGGGCAGTCGTGGACCTTTCTTTGCCAATATTTTTTATACCAAATATGCTGATAAGTTTATTTTTCAATTGGAAAGAAATTTCACTTGTGGGCTGtttggtgcaaatgttttgcaTTCATTGTGTTGGTACATTTCAATGTACTATACTGCTTTGGATGGCTGTAGATCGTTTTTTTGCTATATGTAAACCTCTTAATTACCACAAATACATGGCAATTACCAACTTTCTAAAATACATAATATTCCCAGTTATCAGAAATGTGTTCTTAATTactataatgtttttttgggcTGGAAAATTAACTTTTTGTGCAATAAATGAAATAGATCATTGTTTTTGTGAACACATGGCATTGGTGCAGCTGGCATGTGAAGATATTACCATTAACAATATATTGGGGCTTTCAGTTATTTTCCTCACCATgactgctgattttattttcattaccaTATCCTATATAGTAatacttttttctattttgagaTCTGGTAAAACAAGTTTAAAGGCTTTTAATACATGCCTTACTCATATAATTGTCATGACAGTTAGTCTGACTTTTGCTTTAGTTGCTTTTATGTCATACAGGATAAGAAACAACTTCTCTCCCTCCAGCCGTGTCTTCCTGAGTACAATGTACTTACTTTTTCCAAGCTGTTTCAATCCAATTATTTATGGAGTAAGGACCAAAGAAATAAGACAACAGTTTCTGAAATTGATTAACCATTTTAAGGTCTTTCCAAAGTAA